A DNA window from Streptomyces sp. CA-278952 contains the following coding sequences:
- a CDS encoding MerR family DNA-binding transcriptional regulator, translated as MEREGRAVGAGSGELVTIGEFARLSRLSAKALRRYDELGLLRPALVDPVNGYRYYDPAQAEGARLVAWLRRIGMPLSRIGRVVALDAGAAAVEIRAYWARVEAETAARRDLAMYLVDHLSAEGRVMSRIPGNTGNTGNTENTGKTGNTGDAGKTGTTGDTASGPGAVALAVRCAALTDTGAVRTANQDAAFAGSRLLAVADGFGEGGAEASAAAIEALKPSAWGAREGALSAADLLNALEDTADSASRAVRDAVAPCADPDGSGTTLTAMLWTGSRLGLVHIGDSRAYLLRGGELFRITHDHSLVQSMIDDGSLSREEAASHPGPALLLKALVGEARSAPVAVAGRPDVSLREVRAGDRYLLCSDGLSAVVDEAELRATVIAAEDPEAAVRRLVGLAREAGGPDNVACVVADVVEE; from the coding sequence GTGGAACGCGAAGGCCGCGCGGTGGGCGCCGGGAGCGGAGAGCTGGTGACGATCGGGGAGTTCGCCCGGTTGTCCCGGCTCTCCGCCAAGGCGCTCCGGCGCTACGACGAGCTGGGGCTGCTCCGGCCCGCCCTGGTCGACCCGGTGAACGGTTACCGGTACTACGACCCGGCGCAGGCGGAGGGGGCCCGGCTCGTGGCGTGGCTGCGCAGGATCGGCATGCCCCTGAGCCGGATCGGCCGGGTCGTGGCGCTCGACGCGGGCGCCGCGGCCGTGGAGATCCGGGCCTACTGGGCGCGGGTGGAGGCCGAGACGGCGGCCCGGCGCGATCTGGCGATGTACCTCGTCGACCATCTGTCAGCGGAGGGCAGGGTCATGTCGCGGATACCGGGCAACACAGGCAACACAGGGAACACGGAGAACACGGGCAAGACAGGGAACACGGGGGATGCAGGCAAGACGGGCACCACAGGGGACACAGCTAGCGGCCCGGGGGCGGTGGCGCTCGCGGTCCGGTGTGCGGCGCTGACCGATACCGGGGCGGTGCGTACGGCGAACCAGGACGCGGCGTTCGCGGGGTCCCGGCTGCTGGCGGTCGCCGACGGTTTCGGGGAGGGCGGGGCCGAGGCGAGTGCGGCGGCGATCGAGGCGCTCAAGCCTTCCGCGTGGGGCGCCCGTGAGGGTGCGCTGTCCGCGGCGGATCTGCTGAACGCCCTGGAGGACACGGCGGATTCCGCTTCGCGGGCGGTCCGGGACGCGGTCGCGCCCTGTGCGGACCCGGACGGTTCGGGGACCACGCTCACCGCGATGCTGTGGACCGGATCGCGGCTCGGGCTCGTGCACATCGGGGACTCGCGGGCCTATCTGCTGCGGGGCGGGGAGCTGTTCCGGATCACGCATGACCACAGCCTGGTCCAGTCGATGATCGACGACGGTTCGCTGAGCCGGGAGGAGGCCGCTTCCCACCCGGGGCCCGCGCTGCTGCTGAAGGCGCTGGTCGGGGAGGCGCGGTCCGCCCCGGTGGCCGTGGCGGGCCGCCCCGACGTCAGCTTGCGGGAGGTGAGGGCAGGGGACCGTTATCTGCTCTGCTCGGACGGGCTGTCCGCAGTGGTGGACGAGGCGGAGCTGAGGGCGACGGTCATCGCGGCGGAGGACCCGGAGGCGGCCGTACGCCGGTTGGTCGGCCTGGCCCGCGAGGCGGGCGGACCCGACAACGTGGCGTGCGTCGTCGCCGACGTCGTCGAGGAGTAG
- a CDS encoding ATP-binding protein, translating to MTPALFGRDHPAGVLRSEIARATDSHGGLVLVTGEAGIGKSTLVTDAAHEARRRGALVVGGSCWDSDSTPGYWPWVQILRGLRRSATAAEWAAAQDASDGRLAAFLGDPVRVAMGGTDGPSVPMAPAPAPAPGPTPGAAGGSGPQGAHDGGSGSGTETGTSPPGGGSPGDGSSEGAEAFGLFDAVTTALVTVSQSRPLVVVLDDLHSADPASLRLLEFAAQHAWFERLLLIGTYRDVEVEAPGHPLQQLILPLVSRAAATLTLTGLGRDEVGALMTVTTGREPTPQLVDEVHRRTGGNPFFVEQTARLWHSGSPVSTIPPGVREAVRRRLALLPEPVVALLTSAALLGREFRRQVLAVVHGAPVPHVDRLLEPAVVARVVVPRPSGQYAFTHDLLRETLYASLDDAEARDRHAAAVRSLDAHGGLGDAVRPGDLARHAHLAGEALDRDRRIDLLLAAARDASGRLADEEASGHYRRALAVAGTGPAGAEGRGPDLRRAALIGLDLAGQLRHAGETAEAERLLDRSVALARELDEPELLARVAITIHRDGSFGGHGVATMGLLAEAHRRITGKEGQEGLSDDRLAQELAIHIMALARSGSDDEALAFSLWARHDSVWGLGSAVERLGLTDEMTVVGRRTQHQDMELNATSMRWVTLLELGDPAFLDQFRAFVRLAELTGLPRFALGVAVDTSLIASLQGRFAEASTALEDDALAQENSDHASFGFMGYHLRWAMHLLRGHFAEAEETLGELPGSGYPYPGLLEAVTSAEQGDAAPALRLIAEHADRAAPYPRAFMPLWLRLLAQTAAIKRDPRLITRAEDELTPYTGQWVVSLYGCDIGGPVDLWLGMLAAARDDQDAAVAALTEAAASSDRLGARPWAVRARLCLARSLLARAEASGAGAAGERATGAGAAGDAGQARRLLGEVEREAGELALAHMAAEAAALRTPPPITAARSTTAIDASAASRLAIASGPAASGPAASPAQDPVAAPERSTAGVAAASSSAGVSTGSSSAGDRAVPSAEFRRNGPVWQLRWDGVTVHVPDAKGLRDLHSLLGLPGADVPAVRLLAPEGGDLVTAAGQLGGDPVLDEEAKRRYKEHLARLDAEIDRAAARDDVRGVETYDRERQALLDQLRTAAGLGGRTRRLGDQTERARKTVTARIRDTLRKLDTLHPALAAHLKASVTTGTTCAYRPEHTPDWRL from the coding sequence ATGACCCCTGCTCTCTTCGGGCGCGACCACCCCGCAGGCGTTCTCCGCTCGGAGATCGCCCGGGCCACGGACAGCCACGGCGGTCTCGTGCTGGTCACCGGCGAGGCCGGGATCGGCAAGAGCACGCTCGTCACCGACGCCGCCCACGAGGCACGGCGGCGCGGGGCTCTGGTGGTCGGAGGCTCCTGCTGGGACTCGGACAGCACCCCCGGCTACTGGCCCTGGGTCCAGATCCTGCGCGGCCTCCGCAGGTCCGCCACCGCGGCCGAATGGGCAGCGGCCCAGGATGCGTCGGACGGCCGGCTCGCCGCGTTCCTGGGCGACCCGGTCAGGGTCGCCATGGGCGGGACGGACGGTCCCAGCGTGCCTATGGCTCCGGCTCCGGCTCCGGCTCCAGGGCCGACCCCGGGCGCCGCCGGTGGCTCGGGCCCCCAGGGGGCGCACGACGGCGGCTCCGGCTCCGGCACGGAAACGGGCACGAGCCCGCCGGGCGGCGGCTCGCCGGGCGACGGTTCGTCGGAGGGGGCCGAGGCCTTCGGGCTCTTCGACGCGGTGACCACGGCTCTCGTCACGGTCTCCCAGAGCCGGCCGCTGGTGGTCGTCCTCGACGATCTGCACAGCGCCGACCCGGCCTCCCTGCGCCTGCTCGAATTCGCCGCCCAGCACGCCTGGTTCGAGCGGCTGCTACTGATCGGCACCTACCGGGACGTCGAGGTGGAGGCCCCCGGGCACCCGCTCCAGCAGCTGATTCTGCCGCTGGTCTCGCGCGCCGCCGCGACCCTCACCCTGACCGGTCTCGGCCGGGACGAAGTGGGGGCGCTGATGACGGTGACGACGGGCCGCGAGCCCACACCGCAACTGGTCGACGAGGTCCACCGGCGCACCGGCGGCAACCCCTTCTTCGTCGAACAGACCGCCCGGCTCTGGCACAGCGGAAGCCCGGTCTCCACCATTCCGCCCGGCGTGCGGGAAGCGGTCCGCCGGCGGCTCGCCCTGCTGCCCGAGCCCGTCGTCGCCCTGCTGACCAGCGCCGCCCTGCTCGGCCGGGAGTTCCGCCGCCAGGTCCTGGCCGTGGTGCACGGCGCACCGGTCCCCCACGTGGACCGGCTGCTGGAGCCCGCCGTCGTCGCCCGTGTCGTCGTCCCCCGCCCCTCCGGGCAGTACGCCTTCACCCACGACCTGCTGCGCGAGACGCTGTACGCCTCGCTGGACGACGCCGAGGCCCGCGACCGCCATGCCGCCGCCGTACGGTCCCTGGACGCGCACGGCGGCCTCGGCGACGCGGTCCGACCCGGCGACCTCGCCCGGCACGCCCACCTCGCCGGCGAGGCCCTGGACCGCGACCGCCGGATCGACCTGCTGCTGGCGGCCGCCCGGGACGCCTCGGGACGCCTGGCCGACGAGGAGGCCTCCGGCCACTACCGGCGCGCCCTCGCGGTGGCCGGGACGGGCCCGGCGGGGGCCGAGGGCCGGGGCCCGGACCTGCGGCGTGCCGCGCTGATCGGTCTCGACCTCGCCGGACAGCTCCGGCACGCGGGGGAGACGGCCGAGGCGGAGCGGCTGCTGGACCGGTCGGTCGCCCTGGCCCGGGAGCTGGACGAACCGGAGCTACTGGCCCGGGTGGCGATCACCATCCACCGGGACGGGTCCTTCGGCGGCCACGGCGTGGCCACGATGGGCCTCCTCGCCGAGGCACACCGCAGGATCACCGGCAAGGAGGGCCAGGAGGGACTCTCCGACGACCGGCTCGCCCAGGAACTGGCCATCCACATCATGGCGCTGGCCCGGAGCGGCTCGGACGACGAGGCGCTCGCCTTCTCGCTCTGGGCGCGCCACGACTCCGTGTGGGGTCTCGGCTCGGCGGTGGAGCGGCTCGGGCTGACCGACGAGATGACCGTCGTCGGCCGGCGCACCCAGCACCAGGACATGGAACTGAACGCGACGTCCATGCGCTGGGTGACCCTGCTGGAGCTGGGCGACCCGGCCTTCCTCGACCAGTTCCGGGCGTTCGTCCGGCTCGCCGAGCTGACCGGGCTGCCCCGGTTCGCCCTGGGGGTCGCCGTCGACACCAGCCTGATCGCCTCCCTGCAGGGCCGGTTCGCCGAGGCGTCCACCGCGCTGGAGGACGACGCACTCGCCCAGGAGAACAGCGACCACGCCTCCTTCGGCTTCATGGGGTACCACCTGCGCTGGGCGATGCACCTGCTCCGGGGCCACTTCGCCGAGGCCGAGGAGACCCTCGGCGAGCTTCCGGGCTCCGGGTATCCCTATCCCGGGCTGCTGGAAGCGGTCACCTCGGCGGAGCAGGGCGACGCCGCTCCCGCGCTGCGCCTGATCGCCGAGCACGCGGACCGCGCCGCACCCTATCCGCGGGCGTTCATGCCGCTGTGGCTCAGGCTGCTGGCCCAGACGGCCGCGATCAAGCGCGACCCGCGGCTCATCACCCGCGCGGAGGACGAGCTGACGCCCTACACGGGCCAGTGGGTCGTCTCGCTGTACGGGTGCGACATCGGCGGCCCCGTCGACCTCTGGCTCGGGATGCTCGCCGCCGCGCGCGACGACCAGGACGCGGCGGTGGCGGCGCTCACCGAGGCCGCCGCCTCCTCGGACCGCCTCGGCGCCCGCCCCTGGGCCGTACGCGCCCGGCTGTGCCTGGCCCGCTCCCTGCTCGCCCGCGCCGAAGCGTCCGGTGCCGGGGCAGCCGGTGAGAGGGCAACCGGTGCCGGGGCAGCCGGTGACGCCGGGCAGGCCCGTCGGCTGCTCGGTGAAGTGGAGCGGGAGGCGGGTGAGTTGGCCCTGGCCCACATGGCCGCCGAGGCCGCAGCCCTCCGCACGCCCCCGCCCATCACGGCTGCCCGTAGCACTACGGCGATCGACGCCTCCGCCGCCTCCCGCCTCGCCATCGCCTCCGGCCCCGCCGCCTCCGGTCCCGCCGCCTCGCCGGCCCAGGACCCGGTCGCGGCTCCGGAGCGGAGCACGGCCGGGGTAGCGGCCGCATCATCATCGGCAGGGGTATCGACCGGGTCGTCATCGGCCGGGGACCGGGCCGTGCCGTCCGCCGAGTTCCGGCGGAACGGGCCGGTGTGGCAGCTGCGTTGGGACGGGGTGACCGTGCACGTCCCGGACGCCAAGGGCCTGCGGGACCTGCACAGCCTGCTGGGGCTGCCCGGCGCCGACGTCCCGGCCGTCCGGCTCCTCGCGCCCGAGGGCGGGGACCTCGTGACCGCCGCCGGACAGCTCGGCGGCGATCCGGTGCTCGACGAGGAGGCCAAGCGCCGCTACAAGGAACACCTGGCCCGGCTGGACGCCGAGATAGACCGGGCCGCCGCCCGGGACGACGTCCGGGGGGTCGAGACATACGACCGGGAGCGGCAGGCCCTCCTCGACCAGCTCCGCACCGCGGCCGGTCTCGGCGGCCGGACCCGCCGACTGGGCGACCAGACCGAGCGGGCCCGCAAGACGGTCACCGCCCGGATCCGCGACACCCTGCGGAAGCTGGACACCCTGCACCCCGCGCTGGCAGCCCATCTGAAGGCCTCCGTGACGACCGGGACCACCTGCGCCTACCGTCCCGAGCACACCCCCGACTGGCGCCTCTGA
- a CDS encoding universal stress protein has translation MGRIVVGVDGSDSSIKALHWAVRQAELTGATVEAVNSWEYPATSWASMMPGLPEDFDPQALATVSLTEALEEALGAEGAAAVSKVVVIGNPPQALLDRAQGADLLVVGARGHTGLKATLLGSVSLHVTQHAPCPVTVVRD, from the coding sequence ATGGGCAGGATCGTTGTGGGCGTCGACGGCTCCGACTCCTCGATCAAGGCGCTGCACTGGGCCGTGCGGCAGGCCGAGCTGACCGGCGCCACGGTGGAGGCCGTGAACAGCTGGGAGTACCCCGCCACCAGCTGGGCGTCGATGATGCCGGGCTTGCCGGAGGACTTCGACCCGCAGGCCCTGGCCACCGTCTCCCTCACCGAGGCGCTGGAGGAGGCCCTCGGCGCCGAGGGGGCCGCCGCGGTCAGCAAGGTCGTGGTCATCGGCAATCCGCCCCAGGCCCTGCTCGACCGCGCCCAGGGCGCCGACCTGCTCGTCGTGGGAGCCCGCGGCCACACCGGCCTGAAGGCCACCCTGCTCGGCTCGGTCAGCCTCCATGTCACCCAGCACGCGCCGTGCCCGGTGACGGTCGTACGCGACTGA
- a CDS encoding FMN reductase, with translation MFATTPLRIVAVSAGLSQPSSTRLLADRLAAATRERLAAEQDRNVEVQVIEVRDLAVDIAHHLLSGFPSATLREAIDAVTEADGLIAVTPVFTASYSGLFKSFFDLIDNTALTGKPVVIAATGGTARHSLVLEHALRPLFAYLRAVTVPTSVYAASEDWGSSGDEYTEGLPSRIRRAGGELASAVLGRTVSGASRSPGLDDGEDAVVPFEQQLADLRLD, from the coding sequence ATGTTCGCCACCACCCCCCTGCGCATCGTCGCCGTCTCGGCCGGGCTCAGCCAGCCGTCCTCCACCCGGCTGCTGGCCGACCGGCTGGCCGCCGCCACCCGCGAGCGCCTCGCGGCCGAGCAGGACCGGAACGTCGAGGTCCAGGTCATCGAGGTCCGCGACCTCGCCGTGGACATCGCCCACCACCTGCTCAGCGGCTTCCCCTCGGCCACGCTGCGGGAAGCGATCGACGCGGTGACGGAGGCCGACGGGCTGATCGCCGTGACGCCGGTGTTCACCGCCTCGTACAGCGGTCTGTTCAAGTCGTTCTTCGACCTGATCGACAACACCGCGCTGACCGGCAAGCCCGTGGTGATCGCCGCGACGGGCGGGACGGCCCGGCACTCGCTGGTCCTGGAACACGCGCTGCGCCCGCTCTTCGCCTACCTCCGGGCGGTCACCGTGCCCACCTCCGTCTACGCGGCCTCGGAGGACTGGGGCTCCTCGGGCGACGAGTACACCGAGGGCCTGCCGTCCCGGATCCGGCGCGCCGGCGGCGAGCTGGCCTCCGCGGTCCTGGGCCGTACGGTCTCCGGCGCCTCGCGGTCCCCGGGCCTGGACGACGGGGAGGACGCGGTCGTCCCGTTCGAGCAGCAGCTCGCGGACCTGCGGCTGGACTGA
- a CDS encoding LLM class flavin-dependent oxidoreductase, with protein MQFGIFTVGDVTTDPTTGRTPTENERIKATLAIAQKAEEVGLDVFATGEHHNPPFVPSSPTTTLGYIAARTENLVLSTSTTLITTNDPVKIAEDYATLQHLADGRVDLMMGRGNTGPVYPWFGKDIRQGIPMAIENYALLHKLWREDVVDWEGKFRTPLQSFTATPRPLDGVPPFVWHGSIRSPEIAEQAAYYGDGFFHNNIFWPMEHTRKMVDLYRRRYAHYGHGTADQAIVGLGGQVFMRKNSQDAVREFRPYFDNAPVYGHGPSLEDFTRETPLTVGSPQEVIERTLTFRDAVGDYQRQLFLMDHAGLPLKTVLEQLDILGEEVVPVLRKEFANLRPAGVPESAPLHPAVAAARASGKEA; from the coding sequence ATGCAGTTCGGGATCTTCACCGTCGGGGACGTCACGACCGACCCGACCACCGGCCGGACCCCCACCGAGAACGAGCGGATCAAGGCGACCCTGGCCATCGCGCAGAAGGCCGAGGAGGTCGGCCTGGACGTCTTCGCGACCGGCGAGCACCACAACCCGCCGTTCGTCCCGTCCTCCCCGACGACCACCCTCGGCTACATCGCCGCCCGCACCGAGAACCTCGTCCTCTCCACCTCCACCACGCTGATCACCACCAACGACCCGGTGAAGATCGCGGAGGACTACGCCACCCTCCAGCACCTCGCGGACGGCCGCGTCGACCTGATGATGGGCCGGGGCAACACCGGACCGGTCTACCCCTGGTTCGGCAAGGACATCCGCCAGGGCATCCCGATGGCGATCGAGAACTACGCCCTGCTGCACAAGCTGTGGCGCGAGGACGTCGTGGACTGGGAGGGCAAGTTCCGTACGCCGCTCCAGTCCTTCACCGCCACCCCGCGCCCGCTGGACGGCGTCCCGCCGTTCGTCTGGCACGGCTCCATCCGCTCCCCCGAGATCGCCGAGCAGGCCGCGTACTACGGCGACGGCTTCTTCCACAACAACATCTTCTGGCCCATGGAGCACACGAGGAAGATGGTCGACCTCTACCGGCGCCGCTACGCCCACTACGGGCACGGCACCGCCGACCAGGCCATCGTCGGACTCGGCGGCCAGGTGTTCATGCGCAAGAACTCGCAGGACGCGGTACGGGAGTTCCGCCCGTACTTCGACAACGCGCCGGTCTACGGCCACGGCCCGTCCCTGGAGGACTTCACCCGCGAGACCCCGCTGACCGTGGGCTCCCCGCAGGAGGTCATCGAGCGGACCCTGACGTTCCGGGACGCGGTCGGCGACTACCAGCGCCAGCTGTTCCTGATGGACCACGCGGGGCTCCCCCTGAAGACGGTCCTGGAGCAGCTCGACATCCTCGGCGAGGAAGTCGTACCGGTGCTGCGCAAGGAGTTCGCGAACCTGCGGCCGGCCGGAGTGCCGGAGTCCGCGCCCCTCCACCCGGCGGTCGCCGCCGCCCGAGCCTCTGGAAAGGAGGCCTGA
- the trpS gene encoding tryptophan--tRNA ligase: MTSTAPSTGTAPGTAPAATGTAPAPAAPTGLPSAERHSAGLSSAELERRIAQDPGSFRVLTGDRPTGPLHLGHYFGSLLNRVRLQDLGVDVMVLIPDYQVITDRDTAERLGEYTDGLLLDYLALGIDPARSTVFCHSAVPALNQLMLPFLSLVSVAELNRNPTVKDEIAYSRQSTVSGLMLTYPVHQAADILSCKGNLVPVGRDQAPHLEVTRTIARRFNERYGDVFQEPDIMLSAAPLLLGTDGTKMSKSRANSVPLGATADETACLIKGATTDADRHITYDPDARPNVSSLVLLAALCLERDPHEVAAEIGDGGAAALKRTVTDAVNSHLAPFRVRRAEYAKDLTYVRSVLRAGNERANALAEATLDEVREKMGAFR, translated from the coding sequence ATGACCAGCACCGCACCCAGCACCGGCACCGCACCCGGCACAGCGCCCGCCGCCACCGGCACGGCCCCCGCCCCGGCCGCCCCCACCGGGCTCCCCAGCGCCGAGCGCCACAGCGCCGGGCTTTCCAGCGCCGAGCTGGAGCGCCGCATCGCCCAGGACCCCGGAAGCTTCCGGGTCCTCACCGGGGACCGCCCCACCGGCCCCCTCCACCTCGGCCACTACTTCGGCTCCCTGCTCAACCGGGTCCGCCTCCAGGACCTCGGCGTGGACGTCATGGTCCTCATCCCCGACTACCAGGTGATCACCGACCGGGACACCGCCGAGCGGCTGGGGGAGTACACCGACGGGCTGCTCCTGGACTATCTGGCCCTCGGTATCGATCCCGCCCGGTCCACCGTCTTCTGCCACAGCGCCGTCCCCGCGCTCAACCAGCTCATGCTGCCCTTCCTCAGCCTCGTCTCCGTCGCGGAGCTGAACCGCAACCCCACGGTCAAGGACGAGATCGCGTACTCACGGCAGTCCACGGTCAGCGGGCTGATGCTCACCTACCCGGTCCACCAGGCCGCCGACATCCTGTCCTGCAAGGGAAACCTGGTTCCGGTCGGCCGGGACCAGGCGCCCCACCTGGAAGTCACCCGGACGATCGCCCGCCGCTTCAACGAGCGGTACGGCGACGTCTTCCAGGAACCGGACATCATGCTCTCCGCCGCGCCTCTGCTGCTCGGCACGGACGGTACGAAGATGAGCAAGAGCCGGGCCAACTCCGTACCGCTCGGCGCCACCGCCGACGAGACGGCTTGCCTCATCAAGGGCGCGACCACGGACGCCGACCGGCACATCACCTACGACCCCGACGCCCGCCCCAACGTCTCCTCCCTGGTGCTGCTGGCCGCCCTCTGTCTGGAGCGGGACCCGCACGAGGTCGCGGCGGAGATCGGCGACGGCGGAGCCGCCGCTCTCAAGCGGACGGTGACCGACGCGGTCAACAGCCACCTGGCCCCCTTCCGGGTCCGGCGGGCGGAGTACGCGAAGGACCTGACGTACGTACGGTCGGTGCTCCGCGCGGGCAACGAGCGGGCGAACGCACTGGCGGAGGCCACGCTGGACGAGGTGCGGGAGAAGATGGGCGCGTTCCGGTAA